The genomic DNA CGTCACCGCGGTCGCGGTCGTCGGCCAGATCCTGCTCGACGTCGCTCCGCCCCGGGAGAACGGCACCCTGTGACCTTCCACACCGAGTCGCGGTTGACGCGCACCGCCGCCGCCACGGGCACCGTGACCCGTGCCGGTACGGTGACGCGCGTCTCCCGCGTGCGCCGCGGCCCGGTGGCGAACGCGGTCTGGCGGCTCCGGGTGTGGTGGCTGCGCACCCGGGTCGCGGTGCGCACCGCGGCCGGGTGGCTGCGCGACACGGTGTCGCCGGCGGGTGCCGTGCTCGCGTTCGTCGCGGTCGCCGGGGTCATCGGCGGCGCCGCGTACGGGTGGGTCGAGGCGTGGGCGGCCGCGGCGGTGGCGGCGATCCTGCTCGTCCTGTGCGTGCCGTTCCTGCTCGGCGCGCACGAGTACCGGCTGCAGCTCGAGCTCGACCGCGACCGGGTGGTCGCGGGCTCCGAGGTGCACGGGCGGCTCGACCTGGTGAACGCCGGGCGCCGCACCGCGCTGCCCGGCGTGGTCGACATCCCCGTCGGGGGCGGGCTCGTCGAGGTGCATGTGCCGCTGCTGCGCGGCGGCGCGCACCACGCGCACGAGCTCGCGATCGCCGCCGAGCGGCGCGGCATCATCGACGTCGGCCCGATGACGGTCTCGCGGGGCGACCCGATCGGCATCCTGCGGCGCGAGCAGCGCTGGCCCGACGTGCAACGGGTGCACGTGCACCCCGTGACGGTGCGGATCCCGTCGCTGAGCGCCGGGCTCGTGCGCGACCTCGAGGGCACGCCCACCGGCACCCTCGTCGACGCCGACCTCTCGTTCCACGCCGTGCGCGAGTACGTGCCGGGCGACTCGCAGCGGCACGTGCACTGGAAGGCGACCGCGCGCACCGGCAAGCTCATGGTCCGCCAGTACGAGGAGTCGCGCCACGCGCGCATCGCCGTGCTGCTCGACGTCGACCGTGCCGAGTACGCCGACGACGACGAGTTCGAGACCGCCGTGAGCGCGGCCGCATCGATCGGCGTCCAAGCGGTGCGCGAGGGCCGCGAGGTGTCGGCGGGTGTCGGCGGCCCGCTGCCTGACTTCGGCGGCGACGTGCTGTCGCTGCGCACGCTGCCCACGCTCACGCCGCGGGCGTTCCTCGACGCGATGTCGGGCGTCGAGTCCGGCGATCGGGTGACCAGGGTGGAGCAGGTCGCGACGCTGGCCGCGCAGACGTACGAGCACCTGTCGGTCGTGTTCCTCGTCACGGGCTCGCTCCTGCCGCTGCAGCGGCTGCGGCAGGCCGGCATCACCCTGCCCCCGGGCGTCGGCGTGATCGCGGTGCGCTGCGAGCTCGGCGCCGAGCCGTCGCTGCGGCGCACGCGCGAGGTGCAGGTGCTCACGGTCGGCGCGCTCGGCGACCTCACCCGCATGCTCGCCAAGGGGGTGCTCGGATGACCCGCGGCGAAGCGGTCCGTTCGCGCGCCCGCCGCAGTGCGCCCGCCGAGGGCGCCGCGGTGCGGTGGCTCGGCTTCGGCTACCTCCTCGTCGGTGCGGCGCTCGCCGGATGGGCCGCATGGCCGATCCACGAGGTCGGCCGGGTCTGGCTCGTCGCAGCCACCGGCCTCGGCCTCGGCATCGGTGCGGCGCTCCTCGGGCGCCGGCTCGGCGGCGGCCGGGTGCTCGGCGCCCTCGTGACGACCGCGCTCGCCGCGCTCGGCTACGTGCTCGTCGTGGTGCCGGTCGCGGTGCCGCACGCCATGGGCTCGCTCGAGACGTGGGCCCGGGGCATCCGCGACGGCGCGACCGGCATCGTGCTCGGCTGGAAGCAGGTGCTCACGCTCGAGCCCCCGCTCGGCGACTACCAGGCCGTGCTCGTCCCGTTCCTCGTCGTCACCGTGGTCGCCACGACGATCGCGGCGTTCCTCATCGACCGCGGCGGGCGCGCGGCGCCGTTCGCGGTGCTGCCGGTGCTCGCGATGAGCGTCTACGGCATCGCGTTCGGCACCAGCGCGGTCAGCGAACCGCTTCGGCTCGCGGGCGTCGAGCTGGCGGCCGCGCGCGAGATCGCGATCGGCGTCGCCGGGCTGGCTGCGGCGGGCGCCTGGCTCGTCGCACGATCCCGGATGCTCCGCCGGCGCTCGCTCGCTCGTGCCCGCGCCACGACGGTGCGTCAGGGCGCCGCGTCGGCCGGCCCGGCGGTGCGTCGCAACCTGCTCGCCGCCTCGCTCGTCGTCGTCGCCCTGGTCGGCGGCGTCGCCGCCGCGCCCGCGGTCGCGTCGCTCGGCCCGCGCACGGCGCTGCGCGACGAGGTCGAACCGGCGGTCGTGATGCAGCAGCAGGCCAGCCCGCTCGCCGCCTACCGCTCCTGGTTCACGGCCGACCTGCTCGACGAGACCGTGCTCACCGTGTCGGGGGATCTCGACGCGTTCGACCGGCTGCCGTTCGCCGCGCTCGAGGAGTTCGACGGCGAGGTCTTCCACGTCGACCCCGAGGCCCGGTACACGCGGCTGCCGCGCAGCGCCGACTCCGGTGCGGGCCTGGCCGAGCTGGAGGTGGTCGTCGGCGGCGCCTACTCGGGGGTCTGGGTGCCCGCGCCGCCGACGCTCGCAGCGGCGCCGGTATTCGAGGGCGACCGCGCCGAGGTGCTGGCCGACGGGTTCCACGTCACCGCCGACGGCGGTGCGGTCGAGGTCGCCGACGCCGACGGCGTCACCGGCCTGCGCGCGGGTGACCGGTACCGGCTCGTCGCCGAGCCCACCGCCGACGCCGGCGAGGCGCGTTCGGCGTTCGCATCGTCGGCCGGCGGCGAATCCGCGCTCGACGCCGAGGCGTACCCGTCGCTCACCGAGTGGGTCGATCTGCAGGAGGTGCCGCGCACCGGCGCCGGCTATCTCGAGCTGGTCGAACAGCTGCGCGCCCGCGGGTACCTGAGCCACTCCGTCCTCGCCGACGACGAGGCCGAACCGTGGATCTCGCGGCTCGCCGCCGAGACTGGCTACTCCTTCCTGCCGAGCTACGCCGGGCATTCGCGGGCCCGCATCGAGGAGCTGTTCGCCGAGCTCGTCGATCAGCAGCGCCGGGCCGGCGCCGAACCCGCCGACGAGCTGCTCGTCGCCGGCGTCGGCGACGACGAGCAGTTCGCCGCTGCGGCCGCTCTGCTCGCACGCCAGTTCGGCTTCGAATCGCGGGTGGTGCTCGGGGTCCGGCTGCCGGGTTCCGGTGAGTCGACCACGGCCGCCCCGGTCTGCGACGGCACCTGCACGGGCGCCTCGCTCACCGCGTGGGCCGAGGTTCGCGCCGGCTCTGGGGCCTGGGTGAGCGTGGACGCCTCGCCGCAGTTCGCGGTGCACCCGAACCGGCTCGCCGAGGGGGAGCAGCTGCCGAAGCATCCGACCGTCCCCGACGACGCCCGCAGCGAGCCGCTCGACCCGCCGCCCGCCGAGAACGACGCGGCCGATACCGTGCCGCCGCCGGCCGACGACCCGGCCGAGGCGGGCGCCGTCTGGGTGCGCACCGCCGGGTACGTCGGCGCGGGCGTGCTCGCCGCGCTGCTGATCGTGCTGCCGTTCGCGGCCGTGGTGATCGCCAAGACCGCTCGGGCGCGTGCCCGCAGGTCCCTCGGCGACCCCGAGCTCTCAGCGGTGTCGGCGTGGGAGGAGCTGCGCGACCGGTACGCCGACGAGGGCATCGTGCTCGACGACCGCGGCGGGCGGGCGCGCGGCGCAGCGGCGATCGGCCGACCTCGTGCCGCAGCGCTCGCCGAGGTCGTCGACCGCGCCGTGTTCGCCGCCGACGCCGCCGATCCCGCGCTGGCCGACGAGGCGTGGCGACTCGTCGACGCCGAACGCCGAGAACTCGCCGCCGAGCGCCGCCGGCTCGCCGGACTGCGCGCCGCCCTGACCCTGCGTTCGCTCCTGCAGCGGGTGCGCCCGACCGCCGCACCGCGCACGAGCGCGAACCGCCTGACCCATCCGAAGGAGATCACCTCGTGACCGATCCCGAAGCCGCTGCCGGCGCGGCACTGCTGCTGCTGGCGCTGATCCTGGTCGAACTGCTGTTCGTCGCGGCCTGGTACGTGTGGACCGGCCTCTCGTTCTCGCGCCTGTTCCGACGGATGTCGGCCGAGCCCTGGCGAGGATGGGTGCCGGTGCTGAACACCGCCGAGGTGCTCGCGCTCGGCGGTGTGTCGCGCTGGTGGGTGCTGCTGTTCGCGGTGCCGATCGCGAACCTCTACGCCCTGTTCCTGTACATCGTCGCGGCGAATCGCGTCGGCCGGCTGTTCGGCAAGGGCGCCGGGATGACCGTGCTCGCCGTGCTCGTGCCGCCGCTGTGGGCGACGCTGCTCGGCTGGGGCAAGGTCGCACCCGACCTCGAGCACGGGCGGTTCCCCTCGGCGCCGGCGCCGGCCAGAGTCTCGACCGCGACCGGCCCGCTCGCGACCGTCGCCCAGCCCGGCGCGCCGATCGGCGGCGCGCCGGCCGCGTGGCCCGCCGATCCGTACACGCCGTTCGGCGCACCCGCGGCGCCGGGCCAGTACGGCGCACCCGCGGCGCCGGCGCAGTACGGGGTGCCGAGCCCGGCCGCGTCGTACGAGCCGGTCGCGCCGGCCCTCCCCGAGCCGTCCGTCGCCCCCGGACCCCCGCCCGCGAGCGTGGTGGACCAGGCTGCGCCGAACCCCTGGGCGCCCGTGGACGCGCAGCACGTCGTGCCGCCGTCGGCACCGTACTCGCCGGCCGCGTACGGCGCGCCGGTGGAGCCGGCCGGGTACGGCGCGCCCGCGCCGGCCGACCCGGCCGCGTACGGTGCGCCCGCGCCGGCCGACCCGTACGGGTACGCGGCCCCGGCCGCACCGGCCGACCCCTACGGGCAGGCCGCACCGGCCGACCCGGCGGCGTACGCCGCGCCCGCCCCGGCCGACCCGACCGCGTATGCGGCCCCGGCCGCGCCGGCCGCGTACCCCGCGCCCGCCCAGCACACCGAACCGTACCCGCAGACCGCCCCCGCCCCCGCCCCCGCACCGGCCGAGCCGCTGCCGGGGTCGGGGTCGCTGCCGGGGTCGGGCATGATCGTGCCGCCGGCCGGCATCATCGGCGCCGACGCAGGCGGCACGGGGCATCCGCCCGCCGCGCCGGCGCAGCCCGCGTGGTCGACACCGCAGACCGACGCGGGCAGCGCCCCGGCCGCAGCGTGGTCGGCCCCGGCCGTGCCGGTCGACGAGGTCGACGGCGCCACGGTGCTGCGCCTCGACGACGCCGCCCTCGACGAGGCGCGCCGGCAGGCGCCGGCCGACCCCGAGCCGTACGCCGACGACGACTACGAGGCGACGGTCGTGGTCGATCGCCGGCCGAAGGTCGCCTGGCGGCTCCGGCTCGACGACGGCAGCGAGCTCGCGCTCACCGGTGACCGGGTGCTGCTCGGGCGCAACCCGGCTGATGCCGCGACCGGCGAGCAGCGGCTCGCGGTGCCGGACTCCACCCGGACCCTGTCGAAGACGCACGCCCGGCTCGAACTCGTGGCCGGGCAGTGGGTCATCACCGACCTGGGCTCGACGAACGGCGTGCTCATCGACGTCGGCGGCGAGGAGCAGCTCATCGACGCCGGCGTGGCGACGCCGGTTCCGGGCCGGTTCGTGCTCGGCAAGCTGGGCATGCAGATCGTGGCGGGCACCCCATGACCGGCGCAGTCATCCTCAGCGTCGGCTCGGCGACCCATCCCGGGCGGCGTCGCGAGGTGAACGAGGACTCGTTCCTCGCGCGCGCCCCGGTGTTCCTCGTCGCCGACGGCATGGGCGGCTACGAGGCCGGTGACCGGGCGAGTCGCGCGGTCGTGGAGGCGTTCGACGAGACGGTCGCCGACGGCGACCGCACGACGATCGAAGCGGTGCGCGATGCGCTCACCGGCGCCGACGAGGCGGTCGCCTCGATCGCCGCCGACACGACCCGCGGGGCCGGCAGCACCGTCACCGGCATCGCGCTCGTCGACTCAGACGGCACGCCGAGCTGGCTCGTGTTCAACGTGGGCGATTCGCGGGTCTACCGGC from Agromyces larvae includes the following:
- a CDS encoding DUF58 domain-containing protein is translated as MTFHTESRLTRTAAATGTVTRAGTVTRVSRVRRGPVANAVWRLRVWWLRTRVAVRTAAGWLRDTVSPAGAVLAFVAVAGVIGGAAYGWVEAWAAAAVAAILLVLCVPFLLGAHEYRLQLELDRDRVVAGSEVHGRLDLVNAGRRTALPGVVDIPVGGGLVEVHVPLLRGGAHHAHELAIAAERRGIIDVGPMTVSRGDPIGILRREQRWPDVQRVHVHPVTVRIPSLSAGLVRDLEGTPTGTLVDADLSFHAVREYVPGDSQRHVHWKATARTGKLMVRQYEESRHARIAVLLDVDRAEYADDDEFETAVSAAASIGVQAVREGREVSAGVGGPLPDFGGDVLSLRTLPTLTPRAFLDAMSGVESGDRVTRVEQVATLAAQTYEHLSVVFLVTGSLLPLQRLRQAGITLPPGVGVIAVRCELGAEPSLRRTREVQVLTVGALGDLTRMLAKGVLG
- a CDS encoding transglutaminase domain-containing protein is translated as MTRGEAVRSRARRSAPAEGAAVRWLGFGYLLVGAALAGWAAWPIHEVGRVWLVAATGLGLGIGAALLGRRLGGGRVLGALVTTALAALGYVLVVVPVAVPHAMGSLETWARGIRDGATGIVLGWKQVLTLEPPLGDYQAVLVPFLVVTVVATTIAAFLIDRGGRAAPFAVLPVLAMSVYGIAFGTSAVSEPLRLAGVELAAAREIAIGVAGLAAAGAWLVARSRMLRRRSLARARATTVRQGAASAGPAVRRNLLAASLVVVALVGGVAAAPAVASLGPRTALRDEVEPAVVMQQQASPLAAYRSWFTADLLDETVLTVSGDLDAFDRLPFAALEEFDGEVFHVDPEARYTRLPRSADSGAGLAELEVVVGGAYSGVWVPAPPTLAAAPVFEGDRAEVLADGFHVTADGGAVEVADADGVTGLRAGDRYRLVAEPTADAGEARSAFASSAGGESALDAEAYPSLTEWVDLQEVPRTGAGYLELVEQLRARGYLSHSVLADDEAEPWISRLAAETGYSFLPSYAGHSRARIEELFAELVDQQRRAGAEPADELLVAGVGDDEQFAAAAALLARQFGFESRVVLGVRLPGSGESTTAAPVCDGTCTGASLTAWAEVRAGSGAWVSVDASPQFAVHPNRLAEGEQLPKHPTVPDDARSEPLDPPPAENDAADTVPPPADDPAEAGAVWVRTAGYVGAGVLAALLIVLPFAAVVIAKTARARARRSLGDPELSAVSAWEELRDRYADEGIVLDDRGGRARGAAAIGRPRAAALAEVVDRAVFAADAADPALADEAWRLVDAERRELAAERRRLAGLRAALTLRSLLQRVRPTAAPRTSANRLTHPKEITS
- a CDS encoding DUF5684 domain-containing protein codes for the protein MTDPEAAAGAALLLLALILVELLFVAAWYVWTGLSFSRLFRRMSAEPWRGWVPVLNTAEVLALGGVSRWWVLLFAVPIANLYALFLYIVAANRVGRLFGKGAGMTVLAVLVPPLWATLLGWGKVAPDLEHGRFPSAPAPARVSTATGPLATVAQPGAPIGGAPAAWPADPYTPFGAPAAPGQYGAPAAPAQYGVPSPAASYEPVAPALPEPSVAPGPPPASVVDQAAPNPWAPVDAQHVVPPSAPYSPAAYGAPVEPAGYGAPAPADPAAYGAPAPADPYGYAAPAAPADPYGQAAPADPAAYAAPAPADPTAYAAPAAPAAYPAPAQHTEPYPQTAPAPAPAPAEPLPGSGSLPGSGMIVPPAGIIGADAGGTGHPPAAPAQPAWSTPQTDAGSAPAAAWSAPAVPVDEVDGATVLRLDDAALDEARRQAPADPEPYADDDYEATVVVDRRPKVAWRLRLDDGSELALTGDRVLLGRNPADAATGEQRLAVPDSTRTLSKTHARLELVAGQWVITDLGSTNGVLIDVGGEEQLIDAGVATPVPGRFVLGKLGMQIVAGTP